One genomic segment of [Phormidium] sp. ETS-05 includes these proteins:
- a CDS encoding endonuclease/exonuclease/phosphatase family protein — protein sequence MLFSNFFRHTKNPDAASLARLGQKTLLLAAGSLTILSGAGYLGKLHLLLELTSHFRLQYLVATICLMLLFFLLARQSKIGLALCAFCLVINLAEIVPWYLPGSGTTPSISGSNIKVLLSNVNQDNQNYSQVISLVRQEQPDLALFIEINKGWSAALAELKDILPYSLSFPQTNYHGIAMYSKKPLENVAEKLWGFDYSITIIATVNFGVQPITFLGTHPLPPVSSGAFAGRNTHLVKMSDYINQLATPTIVIGDLNITMWSPHYKDFIAATGMRNARAGFGIQPTWYHKSPIFYIPIDHCLVSPEIQVLNSRVGENVGSDHLPIIVDLAIPSSS from the coding sequence ATGTTATTTTCAAACTTCTTCAGACATACCAAGAATCCAGATGCAGCATCCCTAGCCAGATTAGGTCAAAAAACCTTGCTTTTAGCAGCCGGGAGCTTAACCATTCTTTCCGGAGCAGGCTATCTAGGTAAACTCCACCTCCTGTTAGAACTAACCTCCCATTTTCGGCTGCAATATTTAGTGGCTACTATCTGTCTCATGCTGTTATTCTTTCTGTTGGCGCGTCAATCCAAAATCGGGCTGGCTCTCTGTGCTTTCTGTCTGGTAATTAACCTAGCAGAGATAGTTCCGTGGTATCTACCTGGTTCTGGAACCACCCCAAGCATCTCTGGGTCAAACATCAAAGTCCTCTTGTCTAACGTTAACCAGGATAATCAGAATTATAGTCAAGTTATATCCCTGGTGCGCCAAGAACAGCCAGACCTAGCCTTATTCATAGAAATAAACAAAGGATGGTCTGCTGCATTAGCAGAGCTAAAAGATATTTTACCTTACTCCTTGTCTTTCCCCCAAACGAATTATCATGGCATCGCTATGTACAGCAAAAAACCCCTGGAAAATGTTGCCGAGAAACTTTGGGGCTTTGACTACTCAATCACTATCATTGCCACTGTAAATTTTGGGGTGCAACCCATTACTTTTCTTGGTACTCATCCCTTACCACCCGTCAGTTCTGGTGCTTTTGCCGGACGCAACACCCACTTAGTAAAAATGAGCGACTATATAAATCAGCTCGCCACTCCCACCATAGTCATCGGAGATTTGAATATCACCATGTGGTCTCCTCATTATAAAGATTTCATCGCCGCTACCGGGATGCGCAATGCTCGCGCCGGTTTTGGTATCCAACCCACATGGTATCATAAATCACCGATTTTCTACATTCCCATAGACCATTGTCTAGTCAGCCCGGAAATTCAGGTATTAAACAGTCGGGTGGGGGAGAATGTGGGTTCAGACCATTTGCCGATAATTGTAGATTTGGCAATTCCCTCCTCCTCTTAG
- a CDS encoding glycerophosphodiester phosphodiesterase family protein → MEPEIIAHRGFSAVAPENTLAAFAAAIEHGADSIELDLQLAADGIPVVIHDPKLKRTTGTKGKVFKKTLSELKQLDAGAWFHPQFSGQQIPTFAEALHSASGIRRNIYLDVKTNGDWPDLAIANLRETIFTHHTQDKTIVASFNHQFIEQFRQQDTGAQITIGYLVATRSAYKAQLLKAAAAGNAIMMSEYRVLLKYPSLVEAGQKLGVDVVAWTVDKPKHFQRLLAIGVHRIITNTLLKSSQ, encoded by the coding sequence ATGGAACCAGAAATTATTGCCCATCGCGGCTTTTCCGCCGTGGCACCGGAAAATACCCTGGCCGCTTTTGCCGCTGCGATCGAGCATGGCGCTGACTCGATCGAGCTGGACCTACAGCTCGCCGCCGACGGCATCCCCGTAGTCATCCATGATCCTAAATTAAAGCGCACCACCGGCACCAAAGGCAAGGTTTTTAAAAAAACCCTCTCAGAACTAAAACAACTCGATGCCGGTGCCTGGTTTCACCCCCAATTCTCCGGCCAGCAAATCCCCACCTTCGCAGAAGCCTTACACAGTGCCTCTGGCATCCGCAGAAACATTTATTTAGATGTCAAAACCAATGGCGACTGGCCAGACTTAGCCATAGCCAATCTCCGAGAAACAATCTTTACACACCACACCCAGGATAAAACGATCGTCGCATCTTTTAATCATCAGTTTATCGAACAATTCCGCCAGCAAGACACCGGGGCGCAGATAACTATAGGCTATTTAGTCGCCACCCGTTCCGCCTACAAAGCCCAACTCCTCAAAGCCGCCGCCGCCGGTAATGCCATAATGATGAGCGAATATCGGGTTTTATTAAAATATCCCTCCCTCGTAGAAGCCGGCCAGAAACTCGGCGTTGATGTCGTAGCCTGGACCGTAGATAAACCCAAGCACTTCCAGCGTCTATTAGCCATTGGCGTCCATAGAATCATTACCAACACTTTGCTGAAATCATCTCAATAA
- a CDS encoding superoxide dismutase codes for MPFELPALPYAQDALEPYITANTLSFHHGKHHNAYVTNLNNLVKDTDLASKSLEEIIKATAGDASKAGIFNNAAQVWNHSFYWQCMKPGGGGTPTGDLAAKINADFGSFDDFIAALKTAAGTQFGSGWAWLVKDGGTLKVVKTLNAENPMTNGQTPLLTIDVWEHAYYLDYQNRRPDYVQTFLNSLVNWDFVSQQLAAA; via the coding sequence ATGCCTTTTGAACTTCCAGCACTACCTTACGCCCAAGACGCCCTGGAACCCTACATCACCGCCAATACCCTGTCATTCCACCACGGCAAGCATCACAATGCTTACGTTACCAACCTCAACAACTTGGTAAAAGATACGGACCTGGCCAGCAAATCCCTTGAAGAAATCATCAAAGCCACTGCAGGCGACGCCTCCAAAGCAGGCATCTTCAACAACGCCGCTCAGGTTTGGAATCACAGCTTTTATTGGCAGTGCATGAAACCGGGTGGCGGTGGCACCCCCACCGGGGACCTGGCCGCCAAGATTAACGCCGACTTTGGCAGCTTCGATGACTTCATCGCCGCCCTCAAAACCGCCGCTGGCACCCAATTCGGCAGCGGTTGGGCATGGCTGGTTAAGGATGGTGGCACCCTCAAAGTGGTCAAAACCCTGAACGCCGAAAACCCCATGACCAATGGCCAAACTCCCCTACTCACTATTGATGTTTGGGAACACGCCTACTATCTCGACTACCAAAACCGTCGTCCTGATTACGTTCAGACCTTCCTCAATAGTCTCGTCAATTGGGATTTTGTCAGCCAGCAACTAGCCGCTGCATAA
- a CDS encoding ATP-dependent DNA helicase RecQ — MSDTVDKLMQQLRSEFRRIWGYEDFRPPQGEIAFSLLTGQDALVVMPTGGGKSVCFQLPALLRGGLTIVVSPLVALMENQVQELRQLQLPAQLLHGEVDKKQRLQTLRDIEQNQLRLLYLSPETLLSPVVWQCLSAPQVQITGMILDEAHCLVQWGETFRPAYRRLGVVRRALLASKPSGTKISMAAFTATADPEALRVIEKVLQLQRPEKFLLSVYRSNLHLAVKTVFTPRGRRQQLLKFIGTQGKTSGLVYARSRQDTEDLARWLREKGYQTNAYHAGLSAPERRRIEQAWLGDRLQFVVCTSAFGMGVNKPNVRWVVHYQAPGMLSEYVQEAGRAGRDGFPAIALTLASEPTGLLEPADRQRWRLLNQQQQQLMQRATQLGRKLPQTGEVTKLTQEFPDAAVALSLLHSAGVLEWRDPFRYQMLSIPGGKQEKEPGGKSIATGTRQGMRNPVSGCYPAKQIAEYLYNRQCRWQYLLRAFGFGEHLPCGHCDNCRSSHQPTVR; from the coding sequence ATGTCCGACACAGTAGATAAACTGATGCAGCAACTGCGATCGGAATTTCGCCGCATCTGGGGCTATGAAGATTTTCGACCGCCCCAAGGCGAAATCGCTTTCAGCCTGCTCACCGGACAAGATGCCTTAGTGGTAATGCCTACCGGTGGGGGCAAGTCTGTTTGCTTTCAGCTACCGGCGTTATTGCGTGGGGGTTTAACCATTGTGGTGTCCCCCCTAGTGGCATTAATGGAAAATCAAGTGCAAGAACTGCGCCAACTACAGCTCCCAGCGCAGTTGCTCCACGGGGAAGTCGATAAAAAACAACGGTTGCAAACTTTGCGCGATATCGAGCAAAACCAGTTGCGTTTGCTGTATTTGTCCCCAGAAACCCTGCTATCACCGGTGGTTTGGCAGTGCTTATCGGCGCCACAGGTGCAAATTACCGGTATGATTTTAGATGAAGCTCATTGTTTGGTGCAATGGGGTGAGACCTTTCGACCAGCATATCGCCGGTTGGGAGTGGTGCGGCGAGCATTACTGGCGAGCAAACCATCGGGGACAAAAATCAGTATGGCGGCTTTTACTGCCACTGCAGACCCGGAGGCGTTGCGGGTAATTGAAAAGGTGCTACAGTTGCAGCGACCAGAAAAGTTTTTGCTCAGTGTTTATCGCAGTAATTTACATTTGGCGGTAAAAACGGTGTTTACACCGAGGGGAAGGCGCCAGCAGTTGTTAAAGTTTATTGGCACACAGGGGAAAACATCGGGTTTGGTTTATGCCCGATCGCGCCAAGACACCGAAGACCTAGCCCGGTGGCTGAGAGAAAAAGGTTATCAGACCAACGCATATCACGCCGGTTTAAGTGCCCCAGAGCGGCGGCGCATCGAGCAAGCCTGGTTGGGGGATAGATTACAATTTGTGGTTTGTACCAGTGCCTTTGGGATGGGGGTGAATAAACCAAATGTGCGCTGGGTGGTTCACTATCAGGCTCCGGGAATGCTATCAGAATATGTGCAGGAAGCGGGGAGAGCGGGGAGGGATGGCTTTCCAGCGATCGCCCTCACCCTGGCGAGCGAACCCACGGGACTGTTAGAGCCAGCCGATCGCCAGCGGTGGCGGTTGTTAAACCAACAGCAACAACAGTTAATGCAGCGAGCCACACAGTTAGGGCGAAAACTGCCCCAAACTGGGGAAGTCACCAAGCTAACACAAGAATTTCCCGACGCCGCTGTAGCCCTTTCCCTGCTACATAGCGCCGGTGTTTTGGAATGGCGCGACCCCTTTCGCTATCAAATGCTCAGCATCCCTGGGGGCAAACAGGAGAAGGAACCAGGGGGCAAAAGCATAGCAACCGGGACCAGGCAGGGGATGAGAAACCCGGTTTCTGGGTGTTACCCCGCCAAACAGATAGCAGAATACCTTTATAACCGCCAATGTAGATGGCAGTATTTATTGCGAGCTTTTGGCTTTGGTGAACATTTGCCCTGTGGTCACTGCGATAATTGCCGCAGTTCTCACCAGCCCACAGTCAGATAG
- a CDS encoding endonuclease/exonuclease/phosphatase family protein codes for MIFPKLKSIQFKYVWETLWLLATAGFTLITLAGYFGKLHFILEILSHLRLQYLVANICLMGLILLARTSKISLAICAFCLAINLAEIVPWYLPVWVNNQSMAGQNLRVVASNVLRSNKDYSRVISWVRQEQPDIAVFLEIHNDWSVELDQLKDILPYSLSYPQYGYYGVAMYSKLPLENGIYQEFGVKGIVSIVANVTVGGKKVTVIGTHPAAPLNAKYLHWRNTQLEEMSRYISQLNNPSIAIGDFNTTMWSPYYKDFIAATGMRNASAGFGIQPTWYRKSPIFSIPLDHCLVSPEIQVLNSRVGENVGSDHLPIIADLAIN; via the coding sequence ATGATTTTCCCAAAATTGAAGTCAATTCAGTTCAAATATGTCTGGGAAACTCTCTGGCTTTTAGCCACTGCCGGTTTTACCTTAATTACCCTAGCTGGTTATTTCGGCAAACTTCACTTTATTCTAGAAATATTATCCCATCTTCGGCTGCAATATCTAGTAGCCAATATCTGCCTAATGGGGCTAATATTATTAGCGCGGACATCCAAAATAAGCCTAGCCATCTGTGCTTTTTGCCTTGCTATTAACCTAGCAGAAATAGTACCGTGGTATCTTCCTGTCTGGGTAAACAACCAAAGCATGGCTGGCCAAAACTTGCGGGTGGTAGCGTCCAATGTTCTCCGCAGTAATAAAGATTACTCTCGCGTTATATCCTGGGTACGCCAAGAACAGCCAGATATAGCCGTGTTTCTAGAAATTCATAATGATTGGTCTGTGGAATTAGACCAACTGAAAGATATTTTGCCTTACTCCTTATCATACCCACAATATGGTTATTATGGGGTGGCGATGTACAGCAAACTGCCTTTAGAAAATGGCATATATCAAGAATTTGGCGTTAAAGGAATCGTGAGTATTGTGGCGAATGTTACGGTAGGTGGGAAAAAAGTTACGGTTATTGGCACCCATCCTGCTGCACCCCTGAATGCAAAGTATTTGCACTGGCGCAATACTCAACTAGAAGAAATGAGCCGCTATATCAGCCAGCTTAATAATCCCAGCATCGCGATCGGTGATTTCAATACTACCATGTGGTCTCCCTATTATAAAGATTTCATCGCCGCTACGGGAATGCGTAATGCTAGCGCCGGTTTTGGCATCCAACCCACATGGTACAGAAAATCACCTATTTTTTCCATTCCCTTAGACCATTGTTTAGTCAGCCCGGAAATTCAGGTATTAAACAGTCGGGTGGGGGAGAATGTGGGTTCAGACCATTTGCCGATAATTGCAGATTTGGCAATTAACTAA